GTGAACTCGCCAACCAGATTGCTGCACTCGAAGCTGAAGCTGCATCCCTTGATGGAGATGCCCTTGTAGCAAAAAACCAAGAGCTCATACAAGCCTACATAGTGGCCCGTCGGCCGGACAAAGCTGCCCCGGTTCAGGAGGAAATTGCCACCCTTACCAACAGCGCAGAAGACTGGTTTAGTGCCGGCCATTTCTATTACGATTGGATGGATACCCTGCGCGGCGAAGCCCGTTTTGCTGCCGCGTCACAGGCAACCGCTGCTTACGAAAAAGGTCTCGCTGTAAGCCCGGATAACCTCGATATCCGAACGGCACTCGCTATGGCTTACCTGAATACACGGGCCCCGATGCAAGGTGTCACGCAGATTCGGCAGGTGCTCGATACAGATCCGAACCATCTCCAGGGCAACTTTTACTACGGCGTAATGCTGATGCAGATTAACCGGCTGGATCAGGCAAAAACGCAGTTTGAGAAAGTGAAAACGCTGGTCGGCGCAGATTCCCCTGTTTACCAGCAGGCCGACCAGATGCTACAAAACCTTAATCGGTAATCCAGATTTATTTTTAGGTCTTTGTTACTCTCGTTTATGCCTTAGCGGCTTTGCTAATATAATTGCAGCCCTAAATTCTTAATGAGGTAGCATTCGAAATGAACCTACGATCCTATCTGGATAAGTCTCTAAGGCCTTTACTCTACGCATGTTGTGTTGTGTTTCTGTTGCCGGCGTGCATCATTGTTGTCGAAGAAGACGATGATGATGACGACTACTATCGCCGGCGCTGGGAGCTTGAACTTATTGTGTATAGCAGCAACACGTATGCGCCGCGCGATGGTGATGTTTATACCATCACGTTCGAAAACACAGACGTTTTCTCTGGCCGTGCAGATTGTGTGCAGTTTGACGGAGACTATGCCGTGGGCCGCACCAGCACGCTCACAATCAAATCCCTCAATGCAGACAGCCCAACGTGTGGTGTAGATTCCATCGCAGACATGTATCTGGATGAACTGGCAAGCGCCAGATCTTTCTCGGGTAATGCTGATGAACTGGTGATCCATCTGGACGGCGAAAACAACCTGATGCGTTTCCGACCACAGTAAATTAAGAAGAAACTGC
This DNA window, taken from Bacteroidota bacterium, encodes the following:
- a CDS encoding META domain-containing protein, which translates into the protein MNLRSYLDKSLRPLLYACCVVFLLPACIIVVEEDDDDDDYYRRRWELELIVYSSNTYAPRDGDVYTITFENTDVFSGRADCVQFDGDYAVGRTSTLTIKSLNADSPTCGVDSIADMYLDELASARSFSGNADELVIHLDGENNLMRFRPQ
- a CDS encoding zinc-ribbon domain-containing protein, translated to MCGWPVGQKDHDMQSFDKAPTASTDAALKQFVASASASAVAESGPFCHMCGWQNPVGAKFCSACGTELQVRAEASKPVAPAVAEQAELPPEVKESPLPAAEDPPLNMANVGMLVVAGILVVAVLFMITRYSWRAFPEVEPAPAQAQTSAPESNPQRQAPEAAIAGELANQIAALEAEAASLDGDALVAKNQELIQAYIVARRPDKAAPVQEEIATLTNSAEDWFSAGHFYYDWMDTLRGEARFAAASQATAAYEKGLAVSPDNLDIRTALAMAYLNTRAPMQGVTQIRQVLDTDPNHLQGNFYYGVMLMQINRLDQAKTQFEKVKTLVGADSPVYQQADQMLQNLNR